Within Pseudodesulfovibrio senegalensis, the genomic segment CCTTGAGCTTCTCCCGCAATTCAGGCGTATACCCCGGCCATGGTGAAGGCGTGATTTCGATGAGTTTCTGGTGGTTGCGCTGTACCGTGCAATCGCGCTCATCAAAACAGAACACGTTGCCGTATTTGTCCGCAATGACCTGAATCTCGATATGCCGGATGGAAGTAAGCAACTTCTCGACATACAGGCGAGGATTACCGAATGAAGCCTGGGCGAGCGCAGAAGCTTTGGAGAATGCGGATTCAAGCTCGGATTCCTCATAGACTTCATAAATGCCGCGACCGCCGCCGCCACCTTCGGCCTTGAGCATGATGGGAAATCCGATCTGCTTGGCCAATTCCCGGGCTTCGGGTATGGACACGGCCCCTTCGGAGCCCGGCACAACCGGAACGCCCTGCTCCTGTGCCAACTTGCGCACGGCCACCTTGTTGCCCAAAACCCGCATGGGTTCCTGATCGGGCCCAATAAAAATGATGCCGGCCTCTTTGCAGCGCTGGGGAAACGAATCATCCTCGGCGCCAAATCCCCATCCGGGATGAATGGCCACGATTTCACGTGCCTTTGCCTCGCGAATAATCCTGTCCAGATCAAGGTAGGCACGGGGGTCTGCTCCAAGCATGAGCAGTTCATTGGCACCGGAAGATGCCGGAGAGGTCTTGTCCACGTCTGTTGCAGTCATAACCGCAACGGCATTGAACATCTCGGTAATGGAACGACAGATACGGCGGGCGGGAATACCCCGGTTCGCGACAAGTATCCTCTTTCCTCTAATCTCTTCAAGCACTTGATCAAAAGACTTGGGCTTCATGAATCAACCGCACTCCTTACTGTGAAATGTCGCCTGCCCGGCAGGCTGTCCGCTCTCTTGCACGGCGGCGGACTATGCCGGAAGTATGGAACCGGAACTGAGGACACACTCTTTTCCGTTCCGCTCCAAGACAAGCCTCCCCTCGGGGGAAAGGCCCTTTATTCGGGCTTGATAAGAGTAATCGCCCCCTTCATGCACAATGACCTTTCTTCCAATCCAGGCAAGACGGTCTTCTGCAAGGGAAATGAATTCGGATGGCGAAAATGCATCAATCAAAGCGGTATATATATTTTCCCCGCGATTTACAAGGCTCTTCCATACCCCCAGGGGGGTATTCGACCGGTCCGAGGTGCACAAACAACCTGCCTTCAGGGCGGTGTCCTTGCGCATTTCGGAATCATCAGGACAGGAAGCCAGATTGATGCCCACGCCCAATACACGGACATCGCCGCGTTCCTCTATCAACATTCCCCCGACCTTCCGTTCCCGAAACACGAAATCATTCGGCCATTTGAGCCTGACTTGAGCGCCCATCTGTTCCAGAGCCACGCAAAAGACATATCCCGCCACAAGCGGGATAAGCCCATCCATGCAATCACCCCACAGGTCAAGGCGGCTAGAATGATTTGGCAAACGCAAAGAACCGTACACATTGCCCGGAGGGGATTTCCACGCTCTTCGCAGTTGGCCACGGCCACAGTCCTGTGAAACGGCAATCACGCTGCCCCATTCCGGCAGGATATCCTTTTCAACAAGGGCAAAGGCTTCGTCCATGGAGGAGTGGCACTCGTCCACGATGACAACAGGAAACCGAACGTCCTCGGGAACGGATTTCGAAGAAAGAAAACCTGACCGAGCGTCATCTTGCCAAGGGCCGAACGCAACAGTATCACGCGCCCACGACTCATGTGAGGCGGCAACGCGATGCTGGCCCGTCTGCCCTTCCGGACTCGATGCGGTCCGGATTGCGATATGTATTCCGGATGGAAGCATTACAAGGCTTCTGGTATCATTCCCAAATGCAAATTCATATAGCTGGTGGTGCGGTACGAGATCTTTTACTCGGACGAAGGAGCAGAGACAAGGATTATCTTGTCCTTGACGCAAATAAAACCGATTTTCTCCGGGCCTTCCCTCATGCGCAAGAAGTCGGCAAATCATTTCCGGTCTTCATTGATCATGGACGAGAGTTCTCGTTTCCACGCAAAAACAACCTTGAAGACGAGCTACTGGCACGAGACTTCACCATCAACGCCATGGCGCTGGGGCCAGACGGTGACCTTGTCTGCCACCCCATGGCTCTTGACGACATAAAAAACAGGATTCTTCGCCCGGCATCCGGCGACGCCATAACGCAAGATCCTCTCCGAATCTTCCGGGCTGCACGCTTCTGGGCAACATTGCCCCAATTCTCCATACACCCGACCCTCCTTTCCGGCATGCAGGAGGCTTCACGCCGGGGGCTGCTCCGAACCATCCCTGCAGACAGGATCGGTGCGGAGATCCAAAAGGCCATGGGGACGCAAAAACCTGGCAATTTCCTGCGCCTGTTACAAACAGGCGACTGCCTGAAACCATGGTTTTCCGAACTGAAGGATGTCATCGAAACAACGGCATGCATCATGGACACGCTTGCGGGCAAACCGGAAACGGTCTGGGCAGGATTATGTCATACGCTGCAAGCACAAAACGGCTTGATCGCGCATAGGCTGGGATTACGGCTGCGACTGCCCGGCAGATATGTGGTGGCCGGAGAAAAAGGGGCCGCGCTTCATTTGAAGGCGCTTCAATACGCTACCCTCGCCCCGGAAGCCAAGGTGGATCTTCTTATGGCGGCACACACTTCCGGAACCTTTTCATGCGTTTTTGCACTTGCCGATGCATTCAGGAACACGAACATAATGCACCAGGCGCAAAAGGACCTTGCAACGATTCTACAAATCAAACTTCCCCCCGAGGAACAAAACCTTGGTCCACACTCGGGACAAAAATTGCGAGATTTGCGCAGCAAGGCGCTGCTAAAAAGTAAAAGATTATAAAAGCCCAACCTTTGACACAAAATTATGGTCAGAGTAATCTACATCTTGTTCGGTCTGTTGCCGGGGAACACGTGTCCGCCACAAAACAAGGGAAAATGATGCCATTCAAAAAATTCCTTATTGTAGACGACGACGAGCGATTCGCCCTGCTGGCTGCGCGCAAGCTTGAACATTTCGGCAAATGTTACACTGCGGAAAGCGGGGAAGAGGCCCTGCTCTATTTCCAACATCACGCCCAAGAAGGCGCTCCTTTTGACGCTGTCTTCATGGACATTGAAATGCCAAAAATGAACGGGCACGAAGTGGTGGGGAAAATGCGTGCCATAGAAAAACAGATGGGAACAGGCCCGGCCAAGGAATTCAAACTCATCATGGTTACCGCCCACTCTGACGTAAAAAATGTCAGCATGTCTTTTTTCCGGGGCTTGGCAGACGCCTACATCACGAAGAACAACTTCCTGAACACCGTTGAAAACGAATTGAGAAGCATCAATCTGACCGCATAGCCAAAGTTCGATCCCGCAAAAGTCTCACAATCTCTGATTTATGGTTCCGGTACACTTCTCCTGCAAAATGAAGAATTTCATCCCGAACAGTGTCCGGGGCGGGCAAATGCGGATACTCCGGAATCCCATAGTCCTCGAAAACAATCGGCTCATATCGCATCCCCTGTGACAGGGTCTGATAGTTTTCCATGCCTGCATCAAGGGTCTTTTCCTTTTCCATGAATGCCGGGTCCATACTCTTGACGTAGCGCAAGGTATCTCCCGACGCCATACGCTCATTCACACGATCAATGTGCTCATTCACAAAATCGACCATGGTTCGAAAGCGTATGTAATGGACAGTCAGATGCTTTCGCCTGTTGGAATCCTCGGGATCGACATAATATTCACCATTCAGATACACATCCACAAACTTTGCCAACTCACGGTAAGCAGCAAACACCCACTTTGAATACCGCCCTGCGCCAGTGAACGCGAACGGTACGGACGGCATCAACATGGAATCAAAGGCATCATGCTTCAAGGGCATCTCGTCCGGATTCACGCCAATCGCAGAATACAGATCACGACACTGCCGCTGGTCCAAAAACAGGCTGTGCAAGTTGCCTGCGACACGACCAATCCGTTCAACCTGCCTGTTCAATTCTGAAGCCCACGAATCAAGGGCCTCGATCATCTCATCAAGGCTCTTGCGCGCACCAAAATAATTATCGGCGATTTCCGAAACAACTTCCTGCTGCAACCCTTCGGCAAAATCATCAAGTCCACTCATTTCAACTCCCGTACGTTGCAACGCAACAAAAGTACTCAAACATCAAACG encodes:
- a CDS encoding response regulator; protein product: MMPFKKFLIVDDDERFALLAARKLEHFGKCYTAESGEEALLYFQHHAQEGAPFDAVFMDIEMPKMNGHEVVGKMRAIEKQMGTGPAKEFKLIMVTAHSDVKNVSMSFFRGLADAYITKNNFLNTVENELRSINLTA
- a CDS encoding biotin--[acetyl-CoA-carboxylase] ligase — translated: MDEAFALVEKDILPEWGSVIAVSQDCGRGQLRRAWKSPPGNVYGSLRLPNHSSRLDLWGDCMDGLIPLVAGYVFCVALEQMGAQVRLKWPNDFVFRERKVGGMLIEERGDVRVLGVGINLASCPDDSEMRKDTALKAGCLCTSDRSNTPLGVWKSLVNRGENIYTALIDAFSPSEFISLAEDRLAWIGRKVIVHEGGDYSYQARIKGLSPEGRLVLERNGKECVLSSGSILPA
- a CDS encoding tRNA nucleotidyltransferase translates to MEALQGFWYHSQMQIHIAGGAVRDLLLGRRSRDKDYLVLDANKTDFLRAFPHAQEVGKSFPVFIDHGREFSFPRKNNLEDELLARDFTINAMALGPDGDLVCHPMALDDIKNRILRPASGDAITQDPLRIFRAARFWATLPQFSIHPTLLSGMQEASRRGLLRTIPADRIGAEIQKAMGTQKPGNFLRLLQTGDCLKPWFSELKDVIETTACIMDTLAGKPETVWAGLCHTLQAQNGLIAHRLGLRLRLPGRYVVAGEKGAALHLKALQYATLAPEAKVDLLMAAHTSGTFSCVFALADAFRNTNIMHQAQKDLATILQIKLPPEEQNLGPHSGQKLRDLRSKALLKSKRL